From the Trifolium pratense cultivar HEN17-A07 linkage group LG4, ARS_RC_1.1, whole genome shotgun sequence genome, the window cggttattatagaaggttcatcgaaggtttttcaaagttggctttaccgttaaccaagttgacgaggaaagatcaagcgtttgtttgggatggtatttgtgagaagagtttccaagaactcaagagaagattgactattgcacccgtgttgattttacccgatgccaaagagtcgttcgtcgtgtattgcgatgcttcgaagttaggacttggcggagtgcttatgcaagggggtaatgtggtagcatatgcttcaaggcaactgaaggttcacgagaggaactatccaacgcatgatttggagttagccgcagtggtgtttgctttgaaagtgtggagacactacttgtatggatcgaggtttgaagtgtttagtgatcacaagagtctgaaatacttattcgaccagaaggagttgaatatgaggcaacgaagatggcttgaattcttaaaggactacgattttaatttgagttatcaccccggaaaagccaatgtggtggccgatgcattaagtaggaaaactttgcatatgtcatcgtTGATGGTGAAAGATTTAGAGTTGATTGaggaattccgagacttgagtcttgtgtgtgaggttacttcttcaagtgtgaagcttggaatgttaaagttgacgaatccttttctcgaggatattaaagaacgtcagaaatcggataagaaattgatggagaaaatggtactcatcaatgaaggcaaggagaccaatatcaagattgacgaaagtggagtcatgagatttcacggaagagtttgtgtaccggatgtacccgaattgaaaagaatgatcatggaagaaggtcacagaagtggtttgagtattcatcctggagtaaccaagatgtatcaggatttgaggaagttattttggtggccgggaatgaagaggcaaatttctaaatttgtttattcctgcttaacttgtcagaaatcgaagattgaacatcagaagccgtttggtttgttgcaaccaatgtttataccagaatggaaatgggatagcattgcaatggattttgtgggaggtttaccaaagaccaagaaaggtaacgaggtgatttgggtagtggtagatcgtctgacgaagtgtgctcacttcattgctatcaggaaaggtactttggtgcctaagttggccgagatttatgtggagcagattgtgaagctacatggtattccaacaagtattatttcggatagagatccgagatttacttccagattttgggaaagcttgcaagaagctttaggaacgaagttgaggttgagttcagcgtatcaccctcagacagatggtcagtcggagaggacgatacaatccttagaggatttgttgagggcttgtgttttggagcaaaacgtgaattgggattcttgtttgccgttggtagagtttacatacaacaacagttaccattctagtatcggaatggcaccgtttgaggctttgtatgggagaaggtgtaggacacctctgtgttggtatgaaactggagaaggtgcaattcttggaccagagattgtacaagaaacaacagagaagattcagatgattcgtgagaagatgaaagcgtctcagagtcgacagaagagttatcatgataagaggaggaaggacattgaattccaagagagggatcatgtattcctacgagttacatcgactaccggagtaggacgtgcgttgaagtcaaggaagttgacgtcgaggtttattgggtcgtttgagattttgaagcgagttgggaaagttgcgtataggattgcattaccgccatcattggcgaatttgcacgatgttttccatgtatcacagttgcgcaagtatgtgtctgatccgacacacgtgattgaatcggacgatgttcaagtgagggatgacttgaccattgagACCGTACCCTTGAGaatagaaggaagagaagtgaagaggttgagaaacaaagagattgcatcagtgaaagtcgtgtggggaggactgactggtgagaatgcaacgtgggagttggaaagcaagatgagagattcttatcccgatctgtttctaggtaatttcgagggcgaaattcttttaaggggggtaggattgtaacgacccatttttcgtattcgtatattttaattaaatgttattttatttattaattggcttttattattttagtgggcgacgaataattatttagccgagcgtaagttattagacgcgagaacctttgttttgggcttaatgggcgtgagaggcaatgggcctaagccatttgggcttggttcatgacttttagggagaggtatTTAAAGAAACCTTGTAATGAGACTTAGCTCATTTCATGACTTTTGCCTTAGAAGCAAGAATagagcaagggctagggtttgatcaagagagaaagcttgagcaagagaaggcttggatcatcatctttgcttaaggtaagagattagaattcatgattcttgagtggcaaggagaggggagattgtctatgtctccattcccgaactctcccactcaatttcttttagacttttgattaagcttttgtatgtgagtgtgatgttcttcatcatcactttgtatgtgttaatcactagtttgatttcatgaaaaatatgcatgtgtttggatcatgttgaaaaagtttatgaaagttgcttaaaacccaagaaattggcatgattttgattgtttgaggtatttggatgtttggaagggatgattaatgttccttgataccatatatgtttgaaatggctgtttatatgaatttataacatgtttggatgaatttttgagttgattcaatgttaaaccgccttattgaaactcaagaacagatatttttctggtatagttcgctaagcgaccaggagttcgctgtagcgaacatgttcgctgaagctcgccaatgctcgccatgagcaggtgacttcctggtgaggttcgccatgtctcgctgaggcttcgcttagcgaaggcctctgtgacagcaatttttgttaatgtttgtaagtgtattcaggcacttgtaacatggtttaagggtatccttacatgattgttgatacatgttgatactgttaatgcttattgttaatcgttatatgattgataaacgtgtatgcaataagatGTAGTTCAAAAGTGAGTATGTTCATtatttggcattaatttgcgaTGAGAGAAGaaatgtgtttgaattgtgtttccgcattcataatgagtagcttcgagctagaaatatcatattgatgatatgtgcaaacatacatgcattcatgtatatatatatgttgaattggaaacttgggttccaatagatttaaatggatttttgagtccataaggaagccgaggatcggattagatgaatccataagatctagagctgctatccagcaggatataaaactgtttaacttatccatgagggatatgaaggtttggtaagttccgaacaatccggcaagatgtaaaactgtttaacttatccatgaggggtaaaaggcaattggtaccacatgcattagtcgtgtctagggatgacatgacatagaatgattggcattagatacattagggtaaatgcgcatatatttgataaatggtatgtgacattatctggttgaactgtgttaaactttattaattgataactgtttagtacgacgttttggcgtgagttagaatatgtatgatagttcgaaagtgtaaggcctttcttatactcgtatgatatgcgattatgttttctaactctctgctttgtgttatttgctggacctttgggggttcagatattcaggctgaggatcgtGCCTACGTTTAGACTGCTGGTTTTTAGTTTGCTGTTGAAGTATCATTTGGTGAGGAGACTGAGCATAGATTTCTCCTGTTAGTgctagcttttggttagagtttgtaaatagtaaatgctctggtaatgtaacatcgagtcgggggttacgcttggatttcatcgtatatcggtgttacctttttgatatgctagttcttgtataagtgacatccttagggatgaatatggcttatgtatatatatatgtatatatatgcatgcttggtgtgattgaatccgctgttgtttttcatgttaaacttcatgacgctctgtgtgtatgcttgtgttttaattaccgcgtggcactctgcctttacacttgttaaaaagtttttaaaattacgtttttaagggtagtatgggttagggtgttacaatctCCATCACAAGCTTGTGTAGAGAAGGATCCATGAAGGAATTTGTTGAAGAATTCATCCACAACCAAGGGGAAATCGAGATTCACACATCCAAGTACTCAAAAGTCCAATTATCTTCTAAAAAATCCGAACCTTTCAACAGGTGCAAGAACAAGTCTTATATACATTCTCCTTCCCAATTTGCGCATCATGCACCTGCGATCTGCACATCATGTGCTGGCTGACGTGTCAAGCAACCATTGGACCAAATCAACGCACCATGCGCCAGTTCTTGCACATCGTGCGCACCTTCTAGAGAGACACCAATTCCTTTCTTTCCTGCGCATGATGCGCCGAATTCCTGCGCATCATGCGCATCTTTCCGTGGCCACCTTCAACTTCAACCCTTCAGGCGCATCATGCGCCATTTTCCTGCGCATCGTGCACAACTTCCAGAGACAACATGCCCTTCTTGCTTTCTGGCGCATCATGCGCCACTTTTTTGCGCATCATGCGCAGATACAGTGAAAAACTTCTTTTTACTTCCACAATCTTGCTTTGCAAGTAACCTTAGTTCATTCctcatttttcttcactttaGATCCCAAAGGCTTCCAATTTGCTCTAATCTTACTCAAATCAACTTAAATTGACAAGTAATGACGCGAGTTCATCATTTATATAAGAACAATTGAATTTAAAcccaaattataaattacaaagacaataaagaaaagaaccttattggccttggagttccttggctcttcttgcctcctccttagagttctcctaactctagagtgaatatcaCTATTGTCGAGTGATTTATGAAAgttttggaatgaataatagtgaaggaggagggctctatttatagtttttcagctgagtTTTGGGCTTTTATGCGCGTCCATCGCATCCATCGTGGCGACGATGAcatgtaattttgcctcatcgtggccacgatggatcatatcgtggtacgatggaggATCTTCTCCAGACTTTATGCTTTCTTCAACCGCcttcatcgtggtacgatggaaaagatttgttgcaaattttcttcaatttaaaccgccttctcatcgcgccatgATGGACCTCATCATAGGTACGATGGTTGCGCtgtttattacatttttgcccttttgatgctttttccacttttcttgtttctaggccaagtaacttcacttttccaggtatttacttgcttttgggcttcaattgctattaaaactatcctaaattactactaaaagcATCATATAATTTACTGTTATCACTATGTCTGGCTAAATTCTTATGATTGATAGCGGATCATTCATTTTAGAAAAATAGgttttattataagcaaaaagcTTTTGAGATTcattatagactagatacattagttattaataaaatttgaaaaattgatttttgtttaaaattaagGTTGAAGTAGTATAATTCAAGTTTAGATCATCACCTAACATGTTTCTAAGTTTTATTCTTCATAAATCAATTTTTGCGAagctaaaaataaatttctataaCCTAAAAATCGATTATTGTAACTTTGTTTTCTAGATTTACAAACCTTTGACCcataaatcaatttttgaaCCTAGTATGTCAAAGACAACATAATCATACAATAAAGTAATTATAACTTCCAACCAAGCTTCAATAGGGTTTCTCTAGAGAACTTGTGGCGGCTCACTTCCAGCACCTCCTGGGTATCAATCCTTCATGGATCTAAGCTCCTAGGCTATCCTAGACCTTTCTGTTTGCAACTTGTGTGCACTTTGGGCTAACATCTACAACATGGATAAGTGGAAAGAAAACCCACTTacgaaagaagaagaagaggaaataGTAGTTGATGACACTGTAGCATGTGAAGATGAATCATTCAAACGCTCTTTGGTTGGGAAACTATGGACAGAGGACCACTTCAACGTCCGTATCTTCAAGCAAGTGGTCAGCCAGTCTTGGAGATTGAAGAATCCGGTGGAGATTCAAGATCTCAGTAAAAATTTATTCCTTTTCCGTTTCACAAGTAAGCGAGATCTTGAAATGGTTCTACGAAACGGACCGTGGAGCTTCGACAGGAACCTGGTTATTTTGAAGCGAATCTCAGGTGAGGAACAACCTTCTGATCTAGAAATGTTTACCGCTGAGTTTTGGGCCAGAATCTATGACCTTCCCCTGAAATTAAGATCTGATGCTATGGCCTTGAGGCTCGGTAATACGATAGGCCAATTTGTTGAAGCGGACAGCAAAGATGGACACAGATTGGGGAAGTTTCTTAGGGTTAAAGTGTCTATTGACCTTAGGAAACCCCTCAAAAGAGGTACTGTTTTAAACTACCAAGGAAAGAGGCTTCATGTCTTTTTCAAATATGAAAGACTCCCAAACTTTTGTTATATGTGCGGAAGAATTGGGCACCAAATGAAGGACTGTGAGGAGGTTGAAGGTAATGAAGAGGATGGCTATGAAGACATAGAAGAGAAAGAGTTACCATATGGATCATGGCTTAAAGCTTCCCCTCTTCCAAAAATTAGTGGGGACATAAAGAAGGAACAAAGCTCCAGCTCTTGTAGTAAAAGTCTCTTTGGGGAAACTAGTACCAGCAAAGTTGGCTCTAAGGAAGGCTTGGGAAAGGGATTGGAGATAGAGGTGGTAAGTTCGTTGAAAAAGTCTAATGTGGTGGGCGAGATTGATGAAATAGAAGAAACAAATAGGGGAAAAGATCAAAAAGAGGTTGAATGTGTTGCAGAGTCTCTTGGTAATGTAGCCATTTCAACCCAAAAAATGGCCACTTTTGATATTGGATCCCATACTAAACAGAAAACTCCTGTCAAAGCTCCAAGGAAATGGTCAAGAAAGAAAGGTGCAAGAAAAGCTAAGGAACCAGATCAGACCCAACTGATTGCTGATTTGGGAAAACGTCAACTAGTTGAAGTGGTTATTTCTGAAGGACATCCAGAAGCTATTCTAGGGGGTGAAAAAAAGAGAAGACAAGAAGTGGAGATGATTGACACAAACTTAACCGAACAAAAGGTGGTGTTGGCGGGCCAACACCGCCTAGACCAATGAGGGCCTTAAGTTGGAACTGTCGGGGTTTGGGGAATCCCCGGTCAGTTCGAGCCTTGTCAAGGCTCATCAAACTTGAAAATCCCCATTTGGTTTTCTTGATGGAAACCAGGTTAAAAGTAGATGAAATGGAGAGAATAAAGATCAAGTGCGGCTTCAGTTCGTGTCTATCAGTGGCGTGCACTGGGAGCGGCAGAGACAGAGCGGGTGGAATTTCTTTGCTGTGGCAAGACCAGGTGAACCTTTCCGTCATTAACTTTTCTTTAAATCATATTCTTTGTTCCATTGTTGATGGGGAGAGGGGGGATAATTGGTTCATGAGCTGCATGTACGGTTTCCCTGATGAACACAATAAGAGGAAAACATGGGACTTGATACAACAAATATCAAATCAGGTCGGTAACAAATGGATATGTTTAGGAGACTTAAATGATATCCTTAGTCCAGATGATAAATTAGGAGGAAATACAAGAAGCCAGACTCAGATGGGGATTGGGAGGCAAGTGATGGAAGCATGTGGCCTACAAGACATGGGTTTTGATGGATATCCCTACACTTG encodes:
- the LOC123882497 gene encoding uncharacterized protein LOC123882497; this encodes MDKWKENPLTKEEEEEIVVDDTVACEDESFKRSLVGKLWTEDHFNVRIFKQVVSQSWRLKNPVEIQDLSKNLFLFRFTSKRDLEMVLRNGPWSFDRNLVILKRISGEEQPSDLEMFTAEFWARIYDLPLKLRSDAMALRLGNTIGQFVEADSKDGHRLGKFLRVKVSIDLRKPLKRGTVLNYQGKRLHVFFKYERLPNFCYMCGRIGHQMKDCEEVEGNEEDGYEDIEEKELPYGSWLKASPLPKISGDIKKEQSSSSCSKSLFGETSTSKVGSKEGLGKGLEIEVVSSLKKSNVVGEIDEIEETNRGKDQKEVECVAESLGNVAISTQKMATFDIGSHTKQKTPVKAPRKWSRKKGARKAKEPDQTQLIADLGKRQLVEVVISEGHPEAILGGEKKRRQEVEMIDTNLTEQKVVLAGQHRLDQ